Within the Telopea speciosissima isolate NSW1024214 ecotype Mountain lineage chromosome 4, Tspe_v1, whole genome shotgun sequence genome, the region TCTCTCTTAGTTCACCCCATTCCTTGCTTTTTGATGTATCATCTTTTGATTAAATGTTTTTCCcctcccttgatttttgatgtATCATCATTTTAGTCTGTCTGATTTTCTCATTGGGGTCTCCCTATTGTCTTGGGTTGGGGCTTCGTTGTTCtaccctcccttttttttttctctcttaattaatttttcattaaaataaaattagcacactaagaaagaaacagaagaaaatttAATATTACTTCAATATACCTAGAATATTTTTCACTAGAAAGAGATCAGAGTATGAAAACTTGGAAATTCTCTTCTGTACCTGTGGAACACCTCCTACAGTGAAGTAAAAGCCATTAACTGGATTGTCTGCTAGTGCCACCTTTTGCATTGGACCAATTATATTAGAAATCCCAATGCTTGTATGTTTACAAGTCGAATACATCAATCCAGCCACTACCtatgaaaaccaaaaaaaataaaaatttctggTTATAAGAAGTATTAATAAAGACATTTATATTTGCTATAATAGAAGTTTAATAGTAGAGAAGAAATGCATTTCCAAACCTTTGAGCCAATGATGTTCTTCAAAACATTCATTAGTATAGCAGAGAAATAAATCCCAGCAGAATTCTTCTTtttatccatttctttcttcGCTTGGATGATGAACTCAAGGGGCTCCAGGTTTTTAGAATCTCTAAATAGAGGAAGTGATATGCTTAATAAGCCAAAATGGTTGCCCCATTCATTAGCTTTTAACATATCTTTCGCATTTTGatatcctttcttctttctcaagtTCATAAGCACCAAAGCAGACAGACGCTTGTGGCCAGAAACTGGTTCCAATCTTTGCATGTATAGTTGAATTGTGAAGGATATCAATCCAACGATAACATCATTAACAGTCTATAAACACAAGTATTAAAAATTAGAACTTGAAATTACAATTCTTTCTCTGTGCAAGTAATTTCTAGAGAAAGCATAGTatagaaataagagaaatgatgagtaaagtaaagaaaaaagagaactGTTGTAATCAaacatttaataaaaaaaaaagactcactATCTCTGTTAgaaggataaagttttcctccatctaTCATCCTAGGGtacacaaacccctcctagggttttcgTATATTCCAAAAAACCCTTCCTCTCCATGGAAATGATTCACCTGCCCTCGCCTtcttaccctctctctctctccatgggGGCACAACCATTAGCTCTAAGAACGCTAGCGGCATacgtgcccaaccctctcccatatcATTATGATGGACAAAACACTTTATTTCTATATCTAGTGATGTAAACTGGTGTTTTATTTCCttaatatatttttggtttCTATAAAAACAATAAACCTTGATGGTTTATTACAACAATTAATGCAATAAGGGCACTTGTCTTTTGTGGGGGATGAAGGCCATGCCAAAACATAGTGGGGGCTAAATGACCGCACCGTTCTCATGAAAGGCCCCCTAGATTCCAACgtgtgcattctcattggctgCCATGCCCGTGTAGCCCTTGATCTCCCCAAAGAGAATGCtctcctttttatcttttttttttgaaaggatAGTGGATCACATAATGGAGTAGAAAGTGCTGATAAATGGAAACAGATCCTCCACGGCCTGCTGTGCAACACAGGCCGAACAGGCAGctgcgccgtagaagatctgaatccctGATAAATCCTTATGGCGTTGACCCCTAATAGTATGAAAGGAAAGAAGTAGCATGTGTTATTTAAGAAACTTTACAAAGTCCATGATTTGGTGCTTCCAAATACCTGATACTTGACTGTTGGCttgatatttatttttcaaacctAAGGTTTTTTGAGGATAAATGGCTGATTATAGGGGTCTAACTTAGGCCCGAAAAGCCTGAGCCCTCCCAAAAATTTCAAAGCTTGGGCTGGATTTCTTAGCCCATGGGCTAGGCTCGGTCCCCAAAGTCCAAACCCGAAGTTTGGGTGGGCTGGGCTTCAGGTTAAAGCCTAAGACTAGGCCGTGCTAGTTTTACGCTACATATGCGTATACAAGTCTGGAGAGATGGTTCTTTGACTAAGTAACATAAAagagtgcaccaatgaggtgcgacAAAATAGTATTGTATATTGAAGGGCATTCATCGAAGTCATTTAatgtgagaaggaaaaagagatacATACAAATGTGCCAGTATACCCTACGTCCCTATCCAGGGGCTCAAAGAACCTTTACCCACAAGTTAGATTTGCTATATCATATAGCACTATCTACATGTGAAGTTTACCATTATTTAACATATATCTAAGGTAATACACTAATATGGGACTATGGATTTCACTGAAAATTGTAGAGTTGTTTTTGGGGGGGTAAACTTAAAATTATAGAGTTGTCGAGTTGGACAtgtttgaaaataaataaaccatGAACCATCAAGAAATTAAGagcattgattttttttccagagTAAAATattatatgggaaagagaaagctacTTGGGTGCCTGCAGTGCGCTGTCCCTACTCCTACGCCTAGACATTGGGGACATGAAATGATCTCCATGCCCCCAAAAAATTCCGTTTTTTTCATGGACGTGCGACGGTCATTTCGTGCACCCCTATGCCTAGGCGTAGGGCAGCTCACCGCATGcacccaggtagcgttctttctcccaaattaTATATAGGTTTGAGCCCCTTAGTCAAACCTCGAGCTCGTAAGGCTTGGCCCCAAGCCATTGGGATGGAGTTGGGCTGATGCcacccagcccaagcccaagccaacatcGGGCTGAGCTCCTCAACATAACCCGACCCAATTGCACCCCTATCTGATAAAACCAAATTACCATGTAGGGATTACTTGAACTAGTGTGAACATCGAGGCCGACTTAGGTTCACGTACGAGAATGTTCTCATACGTCTACAAGCCATCCAGATGGAATCCAtaggaggagtggattccatctggatGGCTTGCAGGCGTATAAGAACCTTCTCGTACATGACCCTGAGCCGAGTCTGTGAACATCCTATaatagagagaaggaaaagtaACTCTGAGAATAAGGTGTTTCTCAGAGTTCGGATTCTCTTACCCACAAACGATGAGATTCATAGGGATGGCACCCCATTTGGGGAGCTGATCCCAACTTGTTTCGAGCTCGGATTTTCTATCTACATGGGGTGTCACCCTCACTACATGGATCTCACCGTCCATGTGGGGGTGCAGACCCATCTCTGGTATACAGGATTCACACCCTATGGACGGTGAAATCTATGTGGGGAGCTATAATTCCAACTCGTTTCCTATGTCCTCTcacaaatgaattttttatttcttttcctattttaattttaaaaaatgaatataagcAAAATTGTGAAGGGCGTAGTGGGATCTGGTGTAGGTTAAGAGTAATAGTAATGCCAACTTCAAGAAGTAAAATTAGTAGAATGTAGAGATTCAATAAAGGTGAGAGAACTTACACATCCAACTATGTTCTTAACTAGCCGTATTTCACCAAGGTCGAATATAACCGCCGACGCAATAGTCTTGGGCTCAAACTCCACTCGAGGTGTAGCCGACCGGATGGCCGTCTTATCATCTTCtaagaacatgccttgcaaCAATGTCGAAATAGAGTCCGAAACTGTGTTAAGGCACCTAGAGATAAAACTTGACATTTTGGACAAACACTTCATCCGTATTCCATACCTTGTCGATGACGAcgaagacaaagacaaagacgaAGAAGGAAAAGTAATAGGAAGTGAAGGATTATCTGTCCTTTTGAAGGACGAAAACATTGCACTCATTAGTGAGTACCCATCTCCAAGCGCATGGTTCAGTCTAAACACGAGAGACGACATGGTTGCATTACTTGTGGGATACATGATCAGATGGACTTCCCATGGAGGCCGTCTCTCAGCTGGAAGTCGTTCTATAGATATTTCAGACAGGTATTCGTAAAAATGTTTGTGAGAGTCTTGTGAGGATAACCCGGAAGGAAAAGTGGGAACAATAATGTGGTCTTCGATCTTGAGATCTACTTTCTTCCATCTTTGTACCCCCTTTGTATCCTGAAAAATGATACAAGAGAGGCGAGGATTAGTCGGAACCAACACATCTCTGAGTAATTCAATGGTTTGAGACTTGTTGAAGGATTTTTCGAATTCAAAAACTATGGTGATGGTCAAGGACAAGATAGGACTGTTGATGGCCTGTGAGAGTGGGCTTAAAGGGGGTAGTAAGTTTTCTGCTTTAGGCACTTGGTTTAGCTGTTTAGAAGCCATTTGATCAAGCTAGACTTGATATTTCTTATCCTGTTAGCTATTTATACAAGTCCTATTTGTCTGCAACGGAAATTATAAGTTTATAACAAACAAAAGGGATGGGGAGGAGGGAATCGTTATCCTcccctgttacagcacggtgctgtaacgcatcgtgcCCCCGCTGCACAGGCCATGGGGCACAGCGAgccccacatgatgcacatggcctGTGCAGCTGCCGCACGATGTGTTATAGCACCATGCTGTAACAAGACAGGATAAAAATTTGGAGGAATTCCTTTATTGATGGGTGTCGGTACCTTGGGATTGGCATCAGAAACAGTAGGATGAGTATTATCGACTTGATACAGTAGGAGAGAGTAATAATGATCCTAGATAAGTCtcatttaattaaaaaaaaaatattctcacGATTGTATGGGAATTCCCACACCCTCTCACATTCTGACAAATGGACCCCCCACATTCACACACTCTCATCCCACACCAAACATGAAAGTGTCTCCTGCGTGCCTATTGGTGTAAGTTatgacatttttttctttttgggtagaagTAACGTATGACATTGACATCGTGAAAAACCTTTGGCCTTTGTTAATTGGCCTTTGTTAATTTTACGTCTTCATTGGACTCCATGGATTTAACAACGAAAATAAAAGATTGCAATTGAAGAGTTATTAACCATATTAGACAACATTTGAACATAGATCTAGACACAGGATCACACGAAAGTACCACCCTAccctcatgaaataaaaaattgcatcttTGTTGATGTCCCTTCATGTGCTCGCATTGGCTCTTATGTTTGTGCAGGTGCTACACGACCATACAACGATCTCTTGACCCTaataaattttgggaaaaagaccGTTCCCTAGTCGCATGCGGTCTATGTTCAGACACAACTACATGAAATGATCGCCTCACctccttaaaaaatgaactCGGATCTacatcatgtttttttttttttttttgatgtgaTGCATCATTTCCCTTTGCTTCCAAGTTGATGAGGCATTAACTTTGCTCAACAAACTAGATTGCAGTCCCTGTCATTCAGAACATGACCTTAAACCCAAGCGGTATGAAAATGATTGCAAATGGCATAGGGCTAAAGCACCGGCATATTTATATGGATAAAAATTAACACCAACCAGAAGTTTATGAAATTTGAAAACAAATGGAGCTTGCAAGTGACAAATATTTGAAAGGTCAACTTTATGACTGAAAGATACTTCCCCTGAATAACAAATCAATTTAAATTTCTAAAAAAGTATTAGCTTAATTAGTTGTTAAGAGTTATCTTAAATaacaataaattttttgagtttaAATCTTATAAATAGCACTAATTGGCTTCCAGGAGAAAGTTTTTTGTCAGCCAAGTGACAAAAATAATCTTTTCATCTACAGTGATTTGATGCCATGGCTGGATTCTTGATACAATGAGGGAAGAGATATTCGGTCCTTTAGGAAAAGCACTTTTGTGGCCATTCAATTCTATACGTTTTTGTATTTTACACGtaatggtgggagcctcgtgcattgggtattCCGCTTTTCATCTAGTGGCAATCTAGGTTTCATGGAGGGAGGTCTTTTAGGACGTCCTGACCTGTTTTGTCCTTAGTTACTGTACAAATTAATGTGGAAGACATAACAATGTTGATTGAttgtcctttctttctctttttttttcttcttttttttttttgtttttttgtttttttgataaacaatatttttttggtaaacaatgtTGATTGATTGTCTTATCTTCTATACTCTTCTTTTGGtttcactcttttttttgggaggggggtaAGCACTCATATGTATTTTGATAGAGTATAATTAAGAGCTAATCATTAATTAATGTTGTTAATTAAAAATTGGGGCCTTCTTGGGTTTCATGGTTCGTTTTTTTATCTTAGGTTATTGAAATCGCACTATAATTATCACATAGGATTCGTTGTCTTCAGATAGTTTTCCTTTTTCGTTTGATCGGCCCTTATACTTTGGGTTGGTTTCCATCTATGATCTATATTTTGACTCAGAGTTTCTTGTTCGTAACGGTTTAGGGGATACCTCAATTCCAGACTTCAAGATCCAAAGTG harbors:
- the LOC122659019 gene encoding wax ester synthase/diacylglycerol acyltransferase 4-like, with the translated sequence MASKQLNQVPKAENLLPPLSPLSQAINSPILSLTITIVFEFEKSFNKSQTIELLRDVLVPTNPRLSCIIFQDTKGVQRWKKVDLKIEDHIIVPTFPSGLSSQDSHKHFYEYLSEISIERLPAERRPPWEVHLIMYPTSNATMSSLVFRLNHALGDGYSLMSAMFSSFKRTDNPSLPITFPSSSLSLSSSSSTRYGIRMKCLSKMSSFISRCLNTVSDSISTLLQGMFLEDDKTAIRSATPRVEFEPKTIASAVIFDLGEIRLVKNIVGCVVAGLMYSTCKHTSIGISNIIGPMQKVALADNPVNGFYFTVGGVPQSLFFTVMSYMGKLRVITLAEKGFIDSELLISCMKEAFGNILEAASNK